A section of the Roseivirga sp. BDSF3-8 genome encodes:
- a CDS encoding HNH endonuclease gives MNLKEVSEFEEVVANVIAFNKDLQTEGSIALRRFSQFSHWYYIPYLDLFGPSKFIGYKNMGIDNYSGEGDGRDTQQFLNPFFDKVENRDPHYPELTRKLKSLASSTGKDINSRTLNGSGGIYIPKPEFDLGIADSSFLDIKYLKNVTNDAGNAYLKSPDVFTLHWPEKLNSNILAADPGEIICLFQKGRSENTIYLTHLVTPVDRKVLKDGYGNYQKGRSVRIIAVVNNIHDIPLKSSVPVESNLRNRAWGRTEEPEKIFSIDDVEDAQLAIWDLFRPYFRPFINNPNPYAPPSDADDIEHEPSREGKVKLVTHLTRERNRKLVNAKKAQALQNGTLHCEVCEFSFIDKYGQPFIECHHDTPIHKGAKLNGIEDLSLVCPNCHRMLHRKFDGEYHTVESLRKKFFS, from the coding sequence ATGAATTTAAAAGAAGTAAGTGAATTTGAAGAGGTTGTAGCAAATGTTATTGCTTTCAATAAAGATTTACAAACTGAGGGTTCTATTGCCCTCCGTCGTTTTAGCCAATTTTCTCATTGGTACTATATACCATACCTGGACTTATTTGGCCCCAGTAAGTTTATAGGGTACAAAAATATGGGTATTGATAATTATAGTGGAGAGGGTGATGGTAGAGACACCCAGCAATTTCTTAATCCTTTCTTTGATAAAGTAGAAAATCGTGATCCTCACTACCCAGAACTGACTCGTAAACTTAAAAGCTTGGCTTCATCTACCGGTAAGGATATTAACAGTCGTACATTAAATGGCAGCGGAGGTATTTATATCCCCAAGCCTGAATTTGATCTTGGCATTGCCGATTCTAGTTTCCTGGATATAAAATACCTTAAGAATGTAACCAATGATGCAGGGAATGCCTACCTGAAAAGCCCTGATGTCTTTACGCTTCACTGGCCTGAAAAACTGAACAGCAATATACTTGCCGCAGACCCCGGTGAAATCATTTGCCTGTTTCAGAAAGGTAGATCTGAAAATACGATCTATTTAACACATTTAGTAACTCCTGTTGATAGAAAAGTATTGAAAGATGGTTATGGGAATTACCAAAAAGGCAGAAGCGTACGGATAATAGCCGTAGTTAATAATATCCATGATATTCCGTTAAAAAGCAGTGTTCCTGTAGAGTCTAACCTGCGTAATAGGGCCTGGGGCCGGACTGAAGAACCTGAGAAAATATTTAGTATTGATGATGTAGAGGATGCCCAGTTAGCCATCTGGGACTTATTCAGGCCCTATTTCAGACCATTCATAAATAACCCAAACCCCTACGCTCCCCCTTCTGATGCTGATGATATAGAACATGAACCTAGCAGGGAAGGAAAGGTGAAACTGGTGACGCACCTAACCAGGGAACGTAACAGAAAGCTGGTAAACGCCAAAAAAGCACAGGCACTGCAGAATGGTACGCTACATTGCGAGGTCTGCGAGTTCTCGTTTATAGATAAGTACGGCCAGCCATTTATAGAATGCCACCATGATACCCCAATACATAAAGGCGCAAAGCTAAACGGTATAGAAGACCTAAGCCTGGTATGTCCCAACTGCCATAGAATGCTTCACCGCAAATTTGACGGGGAGTATCACACAGTGGAGTCGCTTAGGAAGAAGTTTTTTAGCTGA
- a CDS encoding DUF695 domain-containing protein, with translation MNWIKRLFSSDSPEPPRYEKPLYQSEWVKYDSEHHDEQAHIGVDVGCKEIAGLSRQPSLCIVTLLLSQTSLRESPLDSAEEALNRKLTAALGATYAGSIHLHTKKLLFFYLPADEPVEDHMSDVLSNTEGLSWEVKIVSDPDWKVFTHDLYPPADALLMHQNAKNYQFYKEQQEEGGLPWPEYGNIYHFIMFKDEDNLSKCRAELIKLGFEVSDESQENQSVMLEVKKEEKLSLDHINEVTLALQKLALTFHGTYEDWEVNEEEWDHED, from the coding sequence ATGAATTGGATAAAGCGCCTATTTTCATCTGACTCACCAGAACCACCCCGTTATGAAAAGCCCCTTTACCAGTCGGAATGGGTAAAATATGATAGTGAACACCATGACGAACAAGCACATATAGGCGTTGATGTAGGGTGTAAGGAAATTGCCGGGCTATCACGGCAGCCTTCTCTGTGCATCGTTACCTTACTCCTATCTCAGACCAGTCTGAGAGAATCCCCATTAGATAGCGCCGAAGAGGCATTGAATAGGAAATTAACAGCGGCGCTCGGCGCTACCTATGCCGGCAGTATCCACCTTCATACTAAAAAGCTACTCTTCTTTTACCTACCCGCTGATGAGCCTGTTGAAGACCATATGTCTGATGTATTATCTAATACTGAAGGTCTAAGCTGGGAAGTAAAAATAGTGTCAGATCCCGATTGGAAAGTGTTTACCCACGACCTGTACCCTCCGGCCGATGCACTATTAATGCATCAAAACGCAAAAAACTATCAGTTTTATAAAGAACAGCAGGAGGAGGGCGGCCTTCCCTGGCCGGAATACGGTAATATCTATCATTTCATTATGTTTAAGGATGAAGATAACCTTTCAAAATGCAGAGCAGAGTTAATCAAATTGGGCTTCGAAGTATCGGATGAAAGCCAGGAGAACCAGTCTGTTATGCTAGAGGTAAAGAAAGAAGAAAAACTTTCGCTCGACCATATCAATGAAGTCACCCTAGCCTTACAGAAGTTGGCCCTCACCTTCCACGGTACTTACGAGGACTGGGAAGTAAATGAAGAAGAGTGGGATCATGAAGATTAG
- a CDS encoding alpha/beta fold hydrolase: protein MSTLHMRHMGQGFPVVLLHGFCETHMIWSDMAVALSADYSVWMPDLPGFGESKNLPDGFSIEDVAEKVYADLKEKGLEEFAVIGHSLGGYVALAMAAKHPEAIRLLGLFNSTAYADTEEKRHTRNKTIEFVQNRGVQRFIDTFVPNLFYGPRREELADAIEEINLIARRTSKDSLVNYTKAMRDRPERLDLLENFDKPVLFIAGEEDSFTTQEDIHRQAQLLLKPYVQVLPQTAHMAMYERFTETSEFIKGALMEVVG, encoded by the coding sequence ATGTCAACGCTTCATATGCGCCACATGGGGCAGGGCTTTCCTGTGGTGCTTCTTCATGGGTTTTGTGAAACGCACATGATCTGGTCGGATATGGCGGTAGCGCTATCTGCTGACTATAGTGTGTGGATGCCGGATCTGCCGGGATTCGGGGAAAGTAAGAACCTGCCGGATGGTTTTAGCATCGAGGATGTAGCGGAAAAGGTGTATGCGGACCTGAAGGAAAAGGGACTGGAGGAGTTTGCGGTGATCGGGCACTCACTGGGTGGCTATGTGGCGCTGGCTATGGCGGCTAAGCACCCGGAGGCTATCAGGCTGCTGGGGCTATTTAACAGTACGGCTTATGCGGACACGGAAGAGAAGCGCCACACGCGTAATAAGACGATCGAGTTTGTGCAGAACCGTGGGGTGCAGCGCTTCATCGATACGTTTGTACCGAACCTGTTCTATGGCCCCCGCCGTGAAGAGCTGGCGGATGCAATAGAGGAAATAAACCTGATTGCGCGCCGCACTTCCAAAGACAGCCTGGTGAACTACACTAAGGCGATGCGCGACCGCCCTGAACGACTGGACCTGCTGGAGAACTTCGACAAGCCGGTACTCTTTATAGCGGGGGAGGAAGATAGCTTTACGACACAAGAAGATATACACCGCCAGGCGCAGCTACTGCTGAAGCCGTACGTGCAGGTGCTGCCCCAGACGGCTCACATGGCGATGTACGAGCGCTTTACGGAGACGTCGGAGTTTATTAAGGGGGCGCTGATGGAGGTGGTGGGGTAG